In the genome of Thalassophryne amazonica chromosome 6, fThaAma1.1, whole genome shotgun sequence, the window TAAAGTGATACTCTGTATCAGTAATATAGTATAATTTCAACAATACACATCAAATATATAAAATACTATAAAGTACATAAACTGATACTCTGTATCACTGATATAATTTCAGCGAGACACATCAAATATATAAAGTACATAAAATTATATTTTGTATCAGTGATATAGTATCATTTCAGCGATACACATCACGTATAAAGTACTATAAAGTACATAAAGTGATACTCTATCACTGATATAGTATCATTTCAGCAATACACATCAAATATATAAAATACTATAAAGTATATACAATGATACTCTGTCTCAGTGATATAGTATAATTTCAGTGATACACATCAAATATATAAAGTACTATAAAGTACATTAAGCGGTACTCAGCATCAAACATTAGAAGAAAGAATGCATCAGTCACAGAAAtacaaatatcagatatatgccgAAAATTGAAACAGCGTTTTTGGGGTCTGATGGGAACGTTTTACCAGAAAGGAAAAACCGGATTATGGAGATCCCTGTGACCTTCACACACGTGGTCTTGTCCTACCACGGCCGCCAAACGCCACAGCTGGTGCCGCTTGCGGCCTTGCCGGAGGCGACTGGGTGGGATGGGAATCCGGGAATGTAGACAGTGCCGCGACTCTGGTTGGTCCTGCCGGACGCCAGGAGGCCCTGGAAATGGCTGATCAACTGACTGTGGGCCTGAGCCTGGATCTGGCaccgggacaggaagccaatggccTCCTGTATGCAGCGGGCGTAACCGTCAGTGGCTGTCGTCAGGTCAGAGGTCATGGCGGTGTGCTGCCGCTGGCGGCCTCTCAGGTAGGACACCGCCATCTCCAAGGTGGCGGCCTTCTCCTGCTTGGAGATGGGCTGTCGCCTGAGAAACTCGGGTCCCAGCAGGGACTTGAGCTGGTCGATGCTGGGGTTTATGCGGTCGCACCGCAGCTTCTCCACCATCAGCTTCCTCAACTGACAACAGAAACATTTAGCCCAGTTGCATTGTGGGAGTTTCTCAGAACAAAATGAACTGACTGAGAAGAAGTAGTTTTTACCTTGAGAACAGGCACGAGGTGCTCCTTGGAGTCGTGTTCTTGTCCCATGGTGGTGGGTGTCACGGCTGCCGCTCGGCTCTGAGCTGCCTCCTGCTCACCCTATTTATTTGCCTAAATCTCCATCTCAATGTGTGGGTCGGGGGCTCACTGGAGGTTCCCACACTCACCAGCCAATGAGAGCGCTGGGAAACCTTGTGAGGAACGCGGGGCTGCCAGGAGTGTTTATGGTCATAAAGACAATGAGCGCATCTCCGGGGAGCAGGTGGAGCAACAGACCCCCGGGGCGGTGGGGGCTGGAAAAGTGGTGACCCCCCCCGCAGAGGGAGCACGCCACCACCACCATGTGACGGAGCACAAAGCACCGCGGCCACCAGGCACGTGTGAGTGTTACAGAGGCTCTGGGATCAgagaaggcggcgtggagcagcTTCCACCAGAGCGGCGCCATTTTCTCAAACATGAGCACAACATGAAGAGCCAATGAAATGCTAATCTGAACACGACCATCATTTAAATCAGTCCGTAATCAAACATGGTGCTGCAAAGGAGGCAGCCGGTGAGGGAAACTGCCAGAACACCAGGGACAACGCTGAAGAAGCTTTAAACTTCCGTGGTGACTTTTCTCAGTTGTATCACAGGAAGAACAGATTCAAGGTGGAACAGCAAAGGATTTTCTCAAAAATAAGACATGAAACTTCAGCAGCaggttgccagaaggcacatgggagactcaagccaaCATATGGAAATCCACCATGACTGGATTCAGTCAAGGTGGGCGTGACTGAGctctgcactctgaacttttgtcTCTGCTGCCATCTTTAATGTAATGACAGAGTTGAACTGAGCAGAAAATCCTCATCGTGCACACGCTTCAGCACGCGGGCACAGCTGCACATCTCACAGTACACTCCTGAGTGGGATGTGGGAGACGCCACCATCCTTCTCTCCCCCCCTTCAGACAGACGGCACAAAAGAAGTGTGTCCCATCCAACAAAAAGACCGAAGGACACAACAGCTCCAGACACATT includes:
- the LOC117511525 gene encoding transcription factor HES-5-like; translation: MGQEHDSKEHLVPVLKKLPQCNWAKCFCCQLRKLMVEKLRCDRINPSIDQLKSLLGPEFLRRQPISKQEKAATLEMAVSYLRGRQRQHTAMTSDLTTATDGYARCIQEAIGFLSRCQIQAQAHSQLISHFQGLLASGRTNQSRGTVYIPGFPSHPVASGKAASGTSCGVWRPW